Proteins from a single region of Rhea pennata isolate bPtePen1 chromosome 6, bPtePen1.pri, whole genome shotgun sequence:
- the C1QL2 gene encoding complement C1q-like protein 2, whose translation MALAVLIAVPLLLLQAPAESGAHYEMMGTCRMICDPYSGGRPPGPGSTAAVEALQDLGANPPPPFIQGPKGEPGRPGKPGPRGPPGEPGPPGPRGPPGERGDSGKPGLPGLALAGAGGGSGGGAAAAGGEVAGGLSAAFSGPRIAFYVGLKSPHEGYEVLKFDDVVTNLGNHYDPASGKFTCQVRGIYFFTYHILMRGGDGTSMWADLCKNGQVRASAIAQDADQNYDYASNSVVLHLDSGDEVYVKLDGGKAHGGNNNKYSTFSGFLLYPD comes from the exons ATGGCTCTCGCCGTGCTCATCGCCgtgcccctgctgctgctgcaggcgcCCGCCGAGAGCGGCGCCCACTACGAGATGATGGGCACCTGCCGCATGATCTGCGACCCCTAcagcggcgggcggccgcccggccccggcagcaCCGCCGCCGTGGAGGCTCTGCAGGACCTGGGCGCCAACCCGCCGCCGCCCTTCATCCAGGGACCCAAgggggagccgggccggccgggcaagccgggcccccgcggccccccgggggAGCCGGGCCCGCCGGGCCCTAGGGGGCCGCCGGGGGAGCGCGGCGACTCGGGCaagccggggctgccggggctggcgctggcgggggcgggcggcggcagcggcggcggggcggcggcggcgggcggcgaggtGGCGGGCGGGCTGAGCGCCGCCTTCAGCGGGCCGCGCATCGCCTTCTACGTGGGGCTGAAGAGCCCGCACGAGGGCTACGAGGTGCTCAAGTTCGACGACGTGGTCACCAACCTGGGCAACCACTACGACCCGGCGAGCGGCAAGTTCACCTGCCAGGTGCGCGGCATCTACTTCTTCACCTACCACATCCTCATGCGCGGCGGCGACGGCACCAGCATGTGGGCCGACCTCTGCAAGAACGGGCAG GTGCGGGCCAGCGCCATCGCCCAGGACGCCGACCAGAACTACGACTACGCCAGCAACAGCGTGGTGCTGCACCTGGACTCGGGCGACGAGGTGTACGTGAAGCTGGACGGCGGCAAAGCGCACGGCGGCAACAACAACAAGTACAGCACTTTCTCCGGGTTTCTTTTGTACCCCGACTGA